From Pseudomonas arsenicoxydans:
TGAGCATCAGTCAGGAACGGGCTGCCGGGTTCAAAGAGGCGTTGGCCGGATTCAAGGGCGATGTGCTGATCGAACACGGCGAGTCGTTCAGCCGTGAATGCGGTAAACAGTTGATGGAAGAGCTGCTGCAGCGCCTGGGGCATTTGCCGGATGCGTTGGTGACCACGTCCTACGTGCTGCTCCAAGGCGTGTTCGATGCCTTGCACGATTTCCCGCTCAAGACCCGCCCGCTGCGCCTGGGCACCTTCGGCGACACGCAGCTGCTGGACTTCCTGCCACTGCCGGTCAACGCCATGGCCCAGCAGCACCAACTGATCGCCGACAAAGCCCTGGCGCTGGCGCTGGCCGCCATCGAACAGTCCGATTACCAACCCGGCGTGCAGGCCATTGCGCGGACCTTCAAGCAACGTATTCGCCAGGACTGAACCGTGGAGCTGATCGACAGCCACACTCATCTGGATTTTCCGGACTTCGACGAAGATCGCGCGGCGCTGCTGACCGAAAGCCGCGCCCTCGGGGTGCGGCGGATGGTGGTGCTGGGGGTGTTCCAGGGTAACTGGCAACGGGTCTGGGACCTGGTGCAAAGCGATCCTGACCTGTATGCGGCGTTCGGCTTGCACCCGGTGTATCTGGACGATCATCGCCCAGAAGATTTAACTGCCCTCGGTGATTGGCTGACTCGACTCGCCGGTCATCGGCAATTGTGCGCTGTGGGCGAGATCGGCCTGGACTACTTCATCGAAACCCTGGATCGCGAGCGCCAGCAGGCGTTGTTCGAGGCGCAGTTGCAACTGGCGGCGGACTTCAATCTTCCGGCGCTGATTCATGTGCGACGCAGCCATGCGACAGTGATTGCCACGCTCAAGCGATTCAAGCTGAAACGCGCAGGGATCATTCATGCCTTCGCCGGTAGCCGGGAAGAAGCCCGCGAATACATCAAGCTAGGGTTCAAACTTGGCCTCGGTGGCGCGGCCACCTGGCCTCAAGCGTTGCGCATGCACCGTGTGCTCGCCGAGTTGCCGCTGGATTCGGTGGTTCTGGAAACCGATTCGCCGGACATGGCGCCCGTCATGTTTCCCGGTCAGCGCAACACCCCCGCGCACCTGCCGGCGATCTGCTCGGCACTGGCGCACATCATGGCGATCAGTCCCGAGCAATTGGCCGAGACGAGCACAGCCAATGCCTGTGCGCTGTTCAACTGGTAATCAGTCGGCGTGAGCCTTGGCGGCTTCCAGAATCAGCGTCATGTGTTGCTTGTGCCGAGCGAATTGCACGACACCGAAATAGATCAGTATCGCAATCAGTGAAAAATTCAGCTGTTCGACCACGCTGATTAACCTGATCCACTCCATCACCAATGCCACCAGCAACGCGGTGCACACGGTCACCAATGTGCTTGCCCGCAACATGGCCAGGGAGTCGATGGACTTCAAGCGCTTGATCTGGTGCGGGTCGCTCAATTTCAACGCTTTATGGCAGTGGGAACAGGCGAACGATTCGTTGATGGCGATAGCGTTGAGTTGCCAGGGTTCGAGCACAAGCGTGGTTTCACAGTGGGCGCAGCGCCCCTGGACTCCAATTGTTGCAGATGACATCACCGAGCCTCCTCAGGGCGGGTCAGAGTGGTTGATCTTCCTTCATTGAAGACTAAAAAAAGAGAACTCGCATGAAATCAGGAAGTTGCCGACCTGATTAGGGAAAAAATACTACAGACACGGCACAAAAAACGGTGGAAGTGAACTCGCTCCCACCGTTGATTTACCGTGTGGCATTACACCCGGAACGCGCTGATCAATTGCTTGAGTTCCACGACCTGAGCCGACAACGCGCGACTGGCATCCTCCGTCTGGTGCGCGCCTTCAGCGGTGCGCTCACCGGCCCGGTTGATCTCGACGATGTTCTGGTCAATATCATGGGCAACGGCTGTCTGCTGCTCTACCGCCGCGGCGATCTGCTGGTTCTGGTCGACGATCATGCCGACGGCGCCAAGAATGTTTTCCAGCGCCTGCTGGACTTTTTCCGACTGCCCGACGGTGCCATCGGCCATTTGGTGGCTGATGCCCATCGCTTTCACCGCAGCGCCGACACCGCTGTGCAGCTTGGCGATCATCTGCTCGATTTCCTCGGTCGATTGCTGGGTTCGCTTGGCCAGGGTTCGCACCTCATCGGCCACCACCGCAAAGCCACGGCCCTGCTCGCCGGCGCGTGCGGCTTCGATGGCGGCATTGAGGGCCAGAAGATTGGTCTGTTCGGCAATGCTCTTGATCACTTCCAGCACGCGACTGATGGACTGGCTGTCGCTGGCCAGTTGATTGACCACCTGCACCGACTGGACGATCTCGCTGGCCAGCTGCGCGATGCTGCCCTGCTGGGACTCCACCAGCCCGCGCCCGCTGATGGTCTCGTCGTTGACGCTGTGGGCACTGCTGACCGCCGCAGCGGCACTGCGCGCCACCTCAAGCGAGGTCGCCGACATCTGGTTCATGGCGGTAGCGACCTGCTCGATCTGCGAGCGCTGCCCCGCCACGGCCTGGTTGCTTCGGGCAGAGACACTTTCGACCTGCCCGGCCTGGCGCTCGACTTCATTGACGGTCTGCCCCACGCGCTCGATCAGGTCATGAATTTTTTTCACCGTGCCGTTAAACACCTCGCCCAATTCGCCGAGTTCATCGCGGCTTTCTGCGCGGAACGTGACGGTCATATCGCCCGCCGCCACTTTGTCCAGCGTCGCCCCAAGCCGTTTGAGGGTGGTGCGGGTCGACGCGTAGAAGCCGCCGTACAGGTAAAAAATCAGCACGAACACCACCGTCAACGCCACGGCCTGCATAACCATGTGGGTACGGTTCTGCTCCAGTCGCTGCTGCAACTGAGCGCCGAGAAACTTCAGGGTGGCTTCATTGAGTTGATAGGTCTTGTCCATCAGGCCTGTGACCTGATCGTAAAAGCCCTGCCACGGCGCATCGAGGGTGTCGGCCATTACCACCTGTTCTTCGAACAGTTCGCTGGCCTTTTTCAGCGATGCCTTGCTGCTATCGGCCAAGGTCGCCAGGGTTTCGTGGGCGGCCTTGCTGGAGCCCAAGGCATCCTGCAACTTCAGACCGTATTCGCCCTGGAGCTTTTCGATCTGCGCCAGCAACTCATCAAATCGGGTGCTCGACGACGAATTGAGGAAGCCCTGCCCCAGCGAATAGGAACCCATCGCGCGGCCGTCGCCGAGGATCTGGGTAACGGGTGGGGTGACGTTGGTAATGAGTTCGCTCAGTTGCCGCATGTCGCTCTGGGTGTCGCGGCTCAGGCCGGCCTGACTGGCAATGATCTGACTGAAAATCTGCGCGCTGCCCAACAACTTTCCGATCATTCCGCTTTTGCTTTGCAGGGAGCTTTCCGCTTGCTGGGCCTTGAACGCAGCAATCATTTCGTCGCGCTTGGCATCGAAAATCGCGATCTGCTCCGCATCGGTGGTCATCGCCGTCATGCCCTGCAAACGGGTCAGCACGCTTTGTCCCACGGTACTGATCTGCGATTCGACGTTGCCGGCCTTGCCGGACTGGCCAAGGGTGACGTTGATCTGCACCAGGTTGTTCAGGGTTTCCAGGTCCCGTCGCAGGGTCAGGCTGCTGCCCAGCAGATCGAGGCTCTGCAGTTCCACCTGTGTGCCCTGGAACTCACGATAGGAATCGCGCACCAGATAGAAGTTGGTCACCAGCATCGGCACGAGGAATAGCACACTGATCAGGCTGAACTTCATACCGAAGCTCAGGCGATTCATCAGCGCGACGGCGGGATAGAGCAAGCTCTTCACTGGAAGTCTCCCTTTGAATTCTTATTTTTATTGGCAGGCGCAGCGCTACGGCAGATAGCCACTATTGAGCGCTATGCCTGTATAGCTCAAATCGGAGAGAGGTTTTGTAACTTAAGGTTAACGGGGGGCGGGCGTACCCGTAGCCGTTGACGCAGTTTGCGCCAACGATTACGGGTATCGGTGTGTCAGGGAAGGACAGTCCACAGTGCAAAACCGGCGTACCAGAGCACCGCCGCACGCAGCAGCAATTCCCAGATCCGGTCCAGGCTGTTGATGCCGTCCGGTCCGACGACTGGCGCAGGGATTTCACCGGCGACCAGTCCGACTTTTTCAATCAACTGGGCAGCGCTGATGTTCCAGTTCAGCAGTTCGTGCAACATCACCCGGCTGACGGCCACAAAGTTGCCGACCAGCGCGAAACTGGCCGCCAGCAGGCGCACAGGCACCCAGTCAAACGCGTGGCGCAACTGGCCCGCGCGCTCGACCACGGCCGGGTTCTGTCCGTGCTCTTCGGCCAGCGCCAGCAGTCGATAGCTGAGGGCGGCAACCGGTCCGAGCAAGAAGTACCAAAAGATCACGGCGAAAAAGCTTTGATAAGCCTCCCACAGCAAATGGCCCTGGACCCGTTCAAGCAGTTGCTCGCCGCTGTCGGCGCAAATATCCAGGTCGCGTTTCGCCACATGGGCCGCCGCTTGCAGGTCTTCCCGGCGCCAGGCATCGCGAAACGGCCCGAGGCCGGCCAGCAAATCGCCACGCCCCAGACTGTAAATCACCACCAGCAGGTGCACCGGCAAGGCCAGCAACCCGTAAGCCACCGGATCCAGCACCACCAACACCAAACCCAACAGCGCCACGGGTAGCAGCACCAGCACTATCAGGATCAGCCATGGCCGATCAATCAGTCGCGGGCTGACTTCAAGCTTGTTCAGTTCATGTATCCAGCCGCCATCACGTTGAACCCGATGGCGCAGGGCCGAGAATTTCTCGATCCAGACGGCCAGCAGCAGCACCAGAAAACTCATTGTTGTTCCTCTTTTGCCAGGGCGGCGCGATAGCGTGCCCAGTCGAACGCTGGTCCCGGATCCGTTTTGCGGCCCGGTGCGATGTCACTATGGCCACAGATGCGCTGTGCAGTGATGGCCGGGAAAGCGCTTTGCAGCTGGCGGGTCAGCGCCGTCAACGCTTGATACTGAGCATCGGTGAACGGCAGATCATCCGTGCCTTCCAGCTCAATCCCCAGGGAAAAATCATTACAGGTTTCCCGCCCCTCGAAAATCGACACACCGGCATGCCAGGCGCGCTCAAGACAGGAGACAAACTGAGTGACAGTGCCGTCACGTTCAATCAGAAAGTGCGCAGACACCCGCAGGTCGGCAATCCCTTCAAAGTATGGGTGCTCCGTGACATCCAGGCGATTCTGGAAAAATTCCTGGACCTTGCCAGTCAGAAACTGCGCAGGCGGCAGGCTGATGTTGTGGATCACCAGCAGGGAAATTTCGCCCGTGGGGCGCGCATTGAAATTGGGCGAGGGGCACAAGCGCACGCCCTGACACCAACCGCTCGCGGGGTCCAACTGCATACAGGTTCCTTCAACGACGACTGTGTGGCCCCCAGTATGCCGCGATAGACCCTCGGGGCGCGATCACTTGCCGCGATTGAGGCGCCGCAGATTGCCAAGCACAGACTCAAGAGCCCGGTCGAACAGCAAGGTGTCGTCCAGCGCCCGGACCACGCCGCGACGAAATTCCAGGGCCAGACCGATGCGACTGCGTTCCAGCACCTTCATCCCGGTGCGATCGACGAAAATATACTTTGCGGTGGCTTCGATAATCGCCGCCAGCTTACAACGCAGGGTGTTTTCGTCGTCCTCCTGAAACTCGACCCAGGCGCCCAAACGCAATTGATCGACCTGAAGCAAGCCGGGATCGTCCGCCGGCAAGCGCACCGACACGCTATCGACCGGTCCTTCGTCAGCGCTGCGCAGCACGATTTCCTCCAGCACCTGGACCATCACCGGCGCCACGACGGGCTGCTCGACGGCGTGCCCCGGATTTTCAAACAACTGAAGATGCAAGGTTTCCAGCTCACTGAAAAACTCACTGGTGGCGAACGGATCGAATGCGGAGCCGCTCAACCCGTCGCGCAGGGACTTCAGCAATCCAGGTACCAATGCCAACAAACGCATACCCGCATCCGGGTCGACATGACGCTGCACACTCCAGATCAGTTGCTCCATGGTCTGCACATCTGCGCGCCACTCTGCAGAGTGTTCGCCATGCTTGAGGCAGGTCAACAACAGCACTTTGCTCCAGGCTTGCTGGACGAAAGCCACCACGGCTTGGGGCAATACTTTGCCCAATAACGCCTGATTGAGCGCCTGCTCGACATGCTGACGCGCCAGTTCAGTCCTGGCGCGGCCTTCTTCGGCGTCACGGGTGCGCTGCTCCAGCAGTTCACTGCGCCGGCGCTCGTCGCTGGTAAAGGCGAGAAAATCGGCCAGTAGTTCGGAAAAAATGGCCGGGTCGTCGACAAAATCGTTCAACAAGCGCTGCACGACCTGCTCGATGCGCAGGTACAGGCTGTCACGTTCATGGTCATCGCACTCGCCCCAGCCCATGGCGGCGGCTGCGATTTCGTTGAGCAGACGCCGGGCCGGATGACTGGTGCGGCTGAAGAAGCTCTTGTCGAGCATCGCGACTTTGAGCATCGGGATTTGTAGACGGCCAATCAACGCTTTGAGGGTATCCGGCAGGTTGCGGTCATCAAGGATGCATTCAAAGAGCATGGCGATCAGGTTGATCACGTCTTCGTCGGCACCGTCGACCACGCGCGACTTGCCACTCTTGACGCTGACCCGGGTCAGCAGTTGCTCGAGCTGGTTACGCAAATCGAAATCGTCCTGCGTCGTCAGCGCCGGCACGTATTGCTGCAAGTGCGAGAGCAGGCGCAACAGGTCGCGGGTGGAAATGGGTTGTGTCTGGGCACTGACTTCCAGGGTCGGCGCCACACTGCCGCGCACGTGCAGCAGCAACGCCTGCAGCGCGGCGAAGACCTCCTGCACGCCCTCCTCGATCAGCGTATTGCCTGGATGCTCGATGGCCTCCACCGGCTCGGCATAGGCACTGGCCGTCGCATGATCGGTGAAACGACGCATGGGGGCGGGCTTGAGGTCAGGCAAAACACCGGTCGCGACGAGCAACTGATTCGCTTCGGCATACAGCTGATCAGCGCTGCTGAGCACATAGCGATCGAACAGTTTGAGGATGATCAGCTTGACCTTGATCTCCGCCCCGAGGTTGCGCCAGGCCTGCAAGAAATACTCACAGAGCATCGCCGGCCCCAACGGGTTGTGCTGATCGTCCAGGTCTTTGCCGAGCAACGCGCTGAGCCGGGCCGTCAGTTGGTCGAGGGCGAAACCGTCGCGGTTCAGCACTTTGCCGACCATAGCCTCTACCGCGATGCTGCGCTCGAGATCGTCA
This genomic window contains:
- the ampD gene encoding 1,6-anhydro-N-acetylmuramyl-L-alanine amidase AmpD; protein product: MQLDPASGWCQGVRLCPSPNFNARPTGEISLLVIHNISLPPAQFLTGKVQEFFQNRLDVTEHPYFEGIADLRVSAHFLIERDGTVTQFVSCLERAWHAGVSIFEGRETCNDFSLGIELEGTDDLPFTDAQYQALTALTRQLQSAFPAITAQRICGHSDIAPGRKTDPGPAFDWARYRAALAKEEQQ
- a CDS encoding DUF1631 domain-containing protein, producing MHNDGNVVPLRKAATDQATQSPLARLPVVLLQVRDKATQQLRHGLQDLFDNADDTLFEMADRARNDVEQNLFFEAMRDLRLKRKSIERGFLEQFFAAFVSLSQYDGTQSALPPVLALDTDALPCDDLERSIAVEAMVGKVLNRDGFALDQLTARLSALLGKDLDDQHNPLGPAMLCEYFLQAWRNLGAEIKVKLIILKLFDRYVLSSADQLYAEANQLLVATGVLPDLKPAPMRRFTDHATASAYAEPVEAIEHPGNTLIEEGVQEVFAALQALLLHVRGSVAPTLEVSAQTQPISTRDLLRLLSHLQQYVPALTTQDDFDLRNQLEQLLTRVSVKSGKSRVVDGADEDVINLIAMLFECILDDRNLPDTLKALIGRLQIPMLKVAMLDKSFFSRTSHPARRLLNEIAAAAMGWGECDDHERDSLYLRIEQVVQRLLNDFVDDPAIFSELLADFLAFTSDERRRSELLEQRTRDAEEGRARTELARQHVEQALNQALLGKVLPQAVVAFVQQAWSKVLLLTCLKHGEHSAEWRADVQTMEQLIWSVQRHVDPDAGMRLLALVPGLLKSLRDGLSGSAFDPFATSEFFSELETLHLQLFENPGHAVEQPVVAPVMVQVLEEIVLRSADEGPVDSVSVRLPADDPGLLQVDQLRLGAWVEFQEDDENTLRCKLAAIIEATAKYIFVDRTGMKVLERSRIGLALEFRRGVVRALDDTLLFDRALESVLGNLRRLNRGK
- a CDS encoding TatD family hydrolase, which codes for MELIDSHTHLDFPDFDEDRAALLTESRALGVRRMVVLGVFQGNWQRVWDLVQSDPDLYAAFGLHPVYLDDHRPEDLTALGDWLTRLAGHRQLCAVGEIGLDYFIETLDRERQQALFEAQLQLAADFNLPALIHVRRSHATVIATLKRFKLKRAGIIHAFAGSREEAREYIKLGFKLGLGGAATWPQALRMHRVLAELPLDSVVLETDSPDMAPVMFPGQRNTPAHLPAICSALAHIMAISPEQLAETSTANACALFNW
- the ampE gene encoding regulatory signaling modulator protein AmpE, giving the protein MSFLVLLLAVWIEKFSALRHRVQRDGGWIHELNKLEVSPRLIDRPWLILIVLVLLPVALLGLVLVVLDPVAYGLLALPVHLLVVIYSLGRGDLLAGLGPFRDAWRREDLQAAAHVAKRDLDICADSGEQLLERVQGHLLWEAYQSFFAVIFWYFLLGPVAALSYRLLALAEEHGQNPAVVERAGQLRHAFDWVPVRLLAASFALVGNFVAVSRVMLHELLNWNISAAQLIEKVGLVAGEIPAPVVGPDGINSLDRIWELLLRAAVLWYAGFALWTVLP
- a CDS encoding methyl-accepting chemotaxis protein, whose product is MTVTFRAESRDELGELGEVFNGTVKKIHDLIERVGQTVNEVERQAGQVESVSARSNQAVAGQRSQIEQVATAMNQMSATSLEVARSAAAAVSSAHSVNDETISGRGLVESQQGSIAQLASEIVQSVQVVNQLASDSQSISRVLEVIKSIAEQTNLLALNAAIEAARAGEQGRGFAVVADEVRTLAKRTQQSTEEIEQMIAKLHSGVGAAVKAMGISHQMADGTVGQSEKVQQALENILGAVGMIVDQNQQIAAAVEQQTAVAHDIDQNIVEINRAGERTAEGAHQTEDASRALSAQVVELKQLISAFRV